The following coding sequences lie in one Alicyclobacillus curvatus genomic window:
- the rpoE gene encoding DNA-directed RNA polymerase subunit delta, whose protein sequence is MTVSLAKSDDEIKQLPLVELAFELLKAKTEPIYFREMMEEIRQLRNMTEDEAMEVIARLYTEINIDGRFIHLGQNVWGLRRWFPVEKANERPQSSKRFVRSSGDAFSDDDELLDDYDEEEAAEDLDESEEDAVVPGFDSPDADDDSFDEADDTDDVEDSDDDFDGDDDEELDDEFADESEEETDDELDDANPDEEEED, encoded by the coding sequence ATGACAGTTTCACTCGCGAAGAGTGACGACGAAATCAAGCAGTTACCGTTGGTTGAGCTTGCATTCGAACTGTTGAAAGCCAAAACAGAACCCATTTACTTCCGTGAAATGATGGAAGAAATCCGTCAACTGCGTAATATGACGGAGGACGAAGCGATGGAAGTTATCGCTCGTCTATATACAGAAATCAACATTGACGGCCGCTTCATCCATCTGGGTCAAAACGTGTGGGGACTGAGACGCTGGTTTCCGGTTGAAAAGGCGAACGAGCGTCCGCAATCCAGCAAACGGTTTGTTCGCAGCAGTGGTGACGCGTTCAGCGATGATGACGAGTTGCTTGATGATTATGATGAGGAAGAGGCTGCGGAAGACCTCGATGAGAGTGAAGAGGACGCCGTTGTACCGGGCTTTGATTCCCCTGATGCAGACGATGATAGCTTCGACGAGGCCGACGACACGGACGATGTGGAAGACTCCGATGACGATTTTGACGGTGATGACGACGAGGAACTCGACGACGAGTTTGCAGATGAGTCGGAAGAGGAAACAGACGACGAACTCGATGATGCGAACCCGGATGAAGAGGAAGAAGATTAA
- a CDS encoding acetyl-CoA C-acetyltransferase: protein MSANPRQSVIVSAARTPFGKFQGALAAKKAVELGGIVIQAAMERANLSPDEVEQVIMGMVLQAGTGQIPARQAARLAGLPWETPSVTVNKVCASGLRAVTLADALIRAGDINVAVAGGMESMSGAPYALPGARTGLRMGEGAVIDLMIHDGLQCAFHNVHMAVLGSRVAAEYEIHREAQDEWALRSHQRAILAIESGLFAEEIVPVEIVDRKKGTLVVDTDEAPRRDTTLEQLSALRPVFTKDGTVTAGNAPGINDGAGALTVMSAEYAQQTNQKPLAYIKGYAEVGAEAAYIATTPALAIQKLLKKTGHRLEDIDLFEVNEAFAAVTLTSGKMIGLDYDKVNVNGGAVAFGHPIGASGARILMTLIYELRRRGGGLGVAAICSGAAQGDAILVEVPRA, encoded by the coding sequence GTGTCCGCGAATCCACGACAGTCCGTCATTGTGAGTGCCGCCCGCACTCCGTTTGGGAAGTTCCAGGGCGCTTTAGCCGCGAAAAAAGCGGTCGAACTCGGAGGTATTGTCATTCAAGCGGCGATGGAGCGTGCCAATTTGTCGCCTGACGAAGTCGAACAGGTCATTATGGGGATGGTGTTGCAGGCGGGTACGGGGCAGATTCCCGCTCGCCAGGCTGCACGTTTGGCAGGATTGCCATGGGAAACCCCGAGCGTCACTGTGAACAAGGTTTGTGCATCCGGGCTCAGAGCAGTCACACTCGCGGACGCACTCATTCGCGCGGGGGACATCAACGTCGCCGTCGCTGGTGGCATGGAGAGTATGTCAGGGGCTCCGTATGCGCTTCCAGGCGCACGAACAGGCTTGCGCATGGGGGAGGGCGCGGTCATCGACTTGATGATTCACGACGGACTCCAGTGTGCGTTCCACAACGTGCATATGGCTGTTTTGGGCAGCCGAGTCGCTGCGGAATACGAGATTCATCGCGAAGCTCAGGATGAGTGGGCGCTGCGCTCTCACCAGCGGGCCATCTTGGCCATTGAGTCCGGACTTTTTGCCGAGGAAATTGTGCCTGTGGAAATTGTCGACAGGAAAAAAGGGACGCTTGTGGTGGATACCGATGAAGCACCACGGCGGGACACCACACTAGAACAGCTGTCCGCCTTGCGGCCTGTCTTTACGAAGGACGGCACCGTCACGGCGGGTAACGCGCCTGGCATCAACGACGGCGCGGGTGCGCTCACCGTGATGTCGGCAGAGTATGCACAGCAGACAAATCAGAAGCCTCTCGCTTATATCAAAGGCTACGCCGAAGTGGGCGCCGAGGCAGCGTACATCGCCACGACCCCAGCTCTTGCGATTCAGAAACTGCTCAAAAAGACGGGTCATCGTCTCGAGGACATCGATTTGTTTGAAGTCAACGAGGCCTTCGCCGCAGTGACACTGACTTCAGGCAAAATGATTGGGCTTGATTACGACAAGGTGAACGTAAACGGCGGAGCTGTGGCGTTCGGGCACCCCATCGGAGCAAGCGGCGCGCGCATCCTGATGACCCTGATTTACGAGCTGCGCCGTCGCGGCGGAGGCCTCGGTGTGGCCGCCATCTGCAGTGGGGCTGCACAGGGCGATGCTATTTTGGTTGAGGTTCCGCGGGCATAA
- a CDS encoding acyl-CoA dehydrogenase: MKFTLDSEHEQLRRLVRDFANREVAPGAAERDEAEHFDRALFDKMAEIGLTGIPWPEEYGGAGMDFLAYVIAVEELSRVCASTGVVLSAHTSLAGWPIYKFGTEEQKQKYLRKLAEGEWLGAYALTEPGSGSDSGAMRTTAKREGDHYVLNGTKVFITNGGAADVYVVFALTEPEKKTRGVTAFIVEKGMPGFSIGKKEKKMGIRASTTVELVFEDCIVPAENRLGEEGFGFKIAMMTLDGGRNGIAAQAVGIAQGAFEQARDYALQREQFGKPIADLQAIQFKLADMATKIEASRLLTYQAAWLESEGLPYGKASAMSKVFASDSAMEVTTEAVQVFGGYGFIREYPVERMMRDAKITQIYEGTNEIQRLVIARQILNEQR; this comes from the coding sequence ATGAAATTCACACTAGATAGCGAACACGAACAACTGCGACGCCTCGTGCGCGACTTTGCCAACCGCGAGGTGGCCCCAGGAGCTGCCGAGCGCGATGAAGCAGAGCACTTTGACAGGGCTTTGTTTGACAAGATGGCCGAAATCGGTCTGACCGGCATACCTTGGCCTGAGGAGTACGGCGGAGCTGGCATGGACTTCCTTGCGTATGTTATTGCGGTGGAGGAACTCTCCCGTGTCTGTGCATCGACCGGTGTTGTGCTCTCAGCACACACGAGCCTGGCGGGGTGGCCGATTTATAAATTTGGTACGGAAGAGCAAAAGCAAAAATACCTTCGCAAGCTCGCAGAAGGCGAGTGGCTCGGGGCTTACGCACTGACAGAGCCAGGGTCCGGGTCAGATTCTGGAGCCATGCGCACGACCGCCAAGCGTGAAGGCGACCACTATGTCCTCAACGGCACGAAGGTTTTCATCACAAACGGCGGGGCTGCGGACGTGTATGTGGTGTTTGCGCTGACGGAACCGGAGAAAAAGACTCGTGGCGTGACTGCTTTTATTGTTGAGAAGGGGATGCCAGGCTTCTCAATTGGCAAGAAAGAAAAGAAGATGGGTATCCGCGCATCCACCACTGTGGAATTGGTGTTTGAGGATTGCATCGTTCCAGCTGAAAATCGCTTGGGTGAAGAAGGGTTTGGCTTCAAGATCGCGATGATGACCCTCGACGGCGGCCGCAACGGCATTGCTGCTCAGGCTGTCGGCATTGCCCAAGGTGCGTTCGAGCAGGCCAGGGACTACGCCCTGCAGCGTGAACAGTTCGGCAAGCCCATCGCGGACCTGCAAGCCATTCAGTTCAAACTTGCAGACATGGCAACAAAAATCGAAGCATCCCGGCTTCTGACTTACCAGGCTGCCTGGCTGGAATCAGAGGGTCTGCCGTACGGCAAGGCTTCTGCGATGAGCAAGGTCTTCGCTTCAGACAGTGCGATGGAAGTGACAACAGAGGCTGTGCAGGTGTTCGGAGGCTACGGATTTATTCGTGAGTACCCGGTTGAGCGCATGATGCGGGACGCGAAAATTACCCAGATTTACGAGGGGACAAACGAGATCCAGCGGCTGGTCATCGCGCGCCAAATTCTGAACGAGCAGCGCTAA
- a CDS encoding acyl-CoA dehydrogenase, with translation MDFELTTEQREMRELVRKFAKEEIAPRAADIDETDTFPRDLVRKMGHLGLMGLPIPEEYGGVGADFLSYMLAIEEISYASAALGVILAVHTSVGSFPILYFGTEEQKQRYLPKLTSGEYIGAFALTEPGAGSDAGGIRTRAVRDGDHYVLNGNKIFITNGGEADVYCVFAVTDAKRGSRGVTAFLVDKDTHGFRLGKKERKMGLNGSATAELLFDDAKVPVENRLGQENEGFVIAMRLLNGGRIGIAAQALGISRAAFDAANRYVRQRKQFSQEVFQFQGVQFMLADMATKIEAARWLVYHAAQMKEEDRDCAREASMAKVFATDTAMQVTTDAVQLFGGYGYVKEYPVERYMRDAKVTQIYEGTNQIQRIVIARHLDVPTI, from the coding sequence ATGGATTTTGAACTGACCACCGAGCAACGGGAAATGCGTGAACTTGTCCGCAAGTTTGCGAAAGAGGAAATTGCGCCGCGCGCTGCCGACATCGATGAGACAGATACATTTCCTCGCGATCTCGTTCGCAAAATGGGTCACCTTGGCCTGATGGGGCTGCCGATTCCTGAAGAGTACGGGGGCGTCGGAGCAGACTTTCTCAGCTACATGCTGGCCATTGAAGAGATATCCTACGCTTCGGCCGCACTCGGCGTCATCTTGGCTGTTCATACTTCTGTCGGATCGTTCCCCATTCTCTACTTTGGGACGGAGGAGCAGAAGCAACGCTACTTGCCGAAGCTGACATCCGGGGAGTACATCGGTGCATTTGCCCTGACCGAACCGGGCGCTGGGTCAGACGCGGGCGGCATTCGCACAAGGGCGGTGCGCGACGGAGACCACTACGTTTTGAATGGCAACAAGATATTCATTACCAACGGCGGTGAAGCGGATGTCTACTGCGTCTTTGCGGTCACAGACGCGAAACGCGGCAGCCGTGGGGTGACGGCGTTTTTGGTGGACAAAGATACACATGGCTTTCGCCTCGGGAAAAAGGAGCGGAAGATGGGTCTCAACGGATCGGCCACGGCAGAACTGCTGTTTGACGACGCCAAGGTTCCCGTCGAAAACCGCCTGGGTCAGGAAAACGAAGGTTTTGTCATCGCGATGCGTTTGCTCAACGGCGGCCGCATTGGGATTGCGGCACAGGCCCTCGGCATCTCCCGTGCTGCCTTCGACGCGGCGAACCGTTACGTGCGACAGCGCAAACAGTTCAGCCAGGAGGTCTTTCAATTTCAAGGGGTCCAGTTCATGTTGGCGGATATGGCCACGAAGATTGAAGCTGCCCGTTGGCTCGTCTACCACGCAGCGCAGATGAAAGAGGAAGACCGAGATTGCGCACGCGAGGCGTCGATGGCGAAGGTCTTTGCTACGGACACCGCGATGCAAGTGACAACAGACGCTGTGCAGTTGTTCGGCGGCTACGGGTATGTGAAAGAATACCCTGTGGAGCGGTACATGCGCGACGCGAAGGTGACGCAGATTTATGAAGGTACGAACCAGATCCAGCGCATCGTCATCGCCCGCCACCTCGACGTCCCGACAATTTAG
- a CDS encoding enoyl-CoA hydratase/isomerase family protein, which translates to MANHYELVELSIAHQIATLTLKREKQLNALNRELLTELDGAIGEVALRIRDNGDVRVLLLQGAGRAFAAGADIAQMKDLSAPLAETFAGLGQQVFSSLERLPVPTIALVHGYALGGGMELAMACDIRIAADGTKFGQPEVTLGVIPGFGGSQRLPRIVGQGNALHLLLTGDSIDAAEAHRIGLVTQVVPQEDLSAVGLKLANRLLQLGPHALAGVKRAVYEGAELPLGAGLAFEAARFGMCFASEEQREGMTAFVERRKPNFAVDAEAQD; encoded by the coding sequence ATGGCAAACCACTATGAGTTGGTCGAGCTCAGTATCGCGCATCAGATTGCAACCTTGACCTTGAAGCGAGAGAAACAACTGAACGCATTAAACCGCGAACTATTGACGGAGTTAGATGGTGCGATTGGCGAAGTCGCTTTGCGCATCCGCGACAACGGAGACGTCCGCGTGCTTCTGTTGCAGGGAGCAGGTCGGGCGTTTGCAGCAGGCGCAGACATTGCACAAATGAAAGACCTCAGTGCACCGCTTGCGGAAACCTTTGCCGGTTTGGGACAACAAGTGTTCTCGAGTCTCGAGCGCTTACCGGTTCCCACCATCGCCTTGGTGCACGGATACGCCCTCGGCGGGGGGATGGAACTCGCCATGGCATGCGATATTCGGATTGCAGCCGACGGCACGAAGTTTGGCCAGCCGGAAGTGACGCTTGGCGTCATCCCGGGGTTTGGCGGCAGCCAGCGTCTACCGCGGATTGTGGGGCAAGGAAATGCACTTCACCTGCTGTTGACAGGGGATTCCATTGATGCAGCCGAAGCACATCGCATTGGCCTCGTGACGCAGGTGGTGCCGCAGGAGGATTTGAGCGCCGTCGGGTTGAAACTGGCAAACCGCCTGTTGCAGCTTGGCCCACATGCTTTGGCAGGAGTCAAGCGGGCGGTCTACGAAGGTGCAGAACTCCCGCTCGGCGCAGGGCTCGCGTTTGAGGCTGCCCGCTTCGGCATGTGTTTTGCCTCAGAGGAGCAACGAGAAGGCATGACCGCATTCGTGGAACGCCGCAAGCCGAACTTCGCCGTGGACGCCGAGGCCCAGGATTAA
- the meaB gene encoding methylmalonyl Co-A mutase-associated GTPase MeaB, whose amino-acid sequence MRAVARAMTLIENDDPQKRLLLQGLYPHAGRAHLIGITGSPGAGKSSLVDGLIQHLRRSNLKVGVLAVDPSSPFTGGALLGDRVRMTRHSEDSGVYIRSMGSRGTLGGLAKSSREILYVFEAYGCDVVLLETVGVGQAELDVMSVSDTVALVMTPGSGDGVQAAKSGIMEIADIFVVNKCDLPGADSLVRELKLMLMDKRSYRENWEPPIVRTTASDNEGIAELWEALTRHRSHIEEHGYWKTRRKQRHKAETLQLLKGQFSDYVMKRAVSDVRWRRLLEEDTSLDPYEALDELLADLPWLRQQDDTRDRREDDKSQD is encoded by the coding sequence CTGCGGGCGGTTGCGCGGGCGATGACGCTGATTGAAAACGACGACCCCCAGAAGCGCCTCCTGCTGCAAGGGCTGTATCCGCACGCGGGGAGGGCGCATCTGATTGGCATCACCGGATCGCCGGGGGCAGGCAAGAGCTCCCTTGTCGACGGGTTGATTCAACACCTTCGCCGCAGCAACTTGAAAGTTGGGGTATTGGCGGTCGATCCGTCGAGCCCGTTCACAGGCGGCGCCCTCCTTGGAGACAGGGTGCGGATGACGCGCCACAGCGAAGACAGCGGCGTCTACATTCGCAGCATGGGCAGCCGCGGCACACTTGGCGGTTTGGCGAAATCATCCCGCGAAATTCTTTATGTCTTCGAGGCCTACGGGTGTGACGTCGTGCTGCTTGAGACGGTAGGCGTGGGGCAAGCTGAACTCGATGTGATGTCGGTCTCGGATACGGTCGCACTTGTGATGACGCCTGGGTCGGGGGATGGAGTGCAAGCTGCAAAATCCGGCATCATGGAAATCGCAGACATCTTTGTTGTCAACAAGTGTGACCTCCCTGGCGCCGACAGCCTCGTGCGTGAACTCAAGTTGATGCTGATGGACAAACGGTCGTATCGCGAGAACTGGGAACCGCCGATTGTACGTACGACAGCATCGGACAACGAAGGCATCGCAGAGCTGTGGGAGGCGCTAACTCGCCACCGGAGCCACATTGAGGAGCACGGATACTGGAAAACCCGCCGTAAACAGCGGCATAAGGCAGAGACCCTGCAACTTTTAAAGGGCCAGTTCTCGGATTACGTGATGAAAAGGGCCGTTTCGGACGTGCGGTGGCGGCGGCTGTTGGAAGAGGATACGTCGCTCGATCCGTACGAGGCACTCGATGAACTGCTCGCCGATTTGCCGTGGTTGCGCCAGCAGGATGATACGCGGGATAGGCGGGAAGACGATAAGTCACAAGACTGA
- a CDS encoding 3-hydroxybutyryl-CoA dehydrogenase: MVIGAGQMGSGIAQVAAEAGLKVILNDISEDYTSRGLSNINKILSKNVAKGRISEADKAEILSRITTSTSLSDAADCDMAIEAATENMTIKGKIFADLDTYLPPHAILASNTSSLPITELGAVTKRPEQVIGMHFMNPVPVMKLVEIIRGLATSDEVYETVHALAERMGKVGVLVNDFPGFVSNRVLLPMINEAIYCVYEGVATPEAIDEVMKLGMNHPMGPLTLADFIGLDTCLAIMEVLHEGLGDDKYRPCPLLRKYVKAGWLGKKTGRGFYVYD, translated from the coding sequence ATGGTTATCGGTGCCGGGCAAATGGGCAGCGGTATTGCACAGGTTGCAGCAGAAGCAGGTCTGAAGGTCATCCTGAATGACATCAGTGAAGATTACACGAGTCGGGGATTGTCGAACATCAACAAGATTCTCAGTAAAAATGTCGCCAAGGGACGCATTTCCGAAGCAGACAAGGCAGAAATCCTGTCGCGCATCACAACCTCAACTTCGCTCAGTGACGCAGCTGATTGTGACATGGCCATTGAAGCGGCAACAGAGAACATGACTATCAAGGGCAAGATTTTTGCCGATCTCGATACCTACCTCCCCCCACACGCCATCCTCGCCTCGAACACGTCGTCTCTTCCCATTACGGAGCTTGGGGCAGTGACGAAGCGGCCCGAACAGGTCATCGGCATGCATTTCATGAACCCTGTGCCCGTGATGAAACTCGTCGAGATCATCCGTGGACTTGCCACGTCCGACGAGGTCTATGAGACCGTTCACGCGCTGGCCGAGCGCATGGGGAAAGTCGGTGTGCTTGTGAACGACTTCCCTGGCTTTGTGTCGAACCGGGTCTTGCTGCCAATGATCAACGAGGCCATTTACTGCGTCTACGAGGGCGTCGCCACGCCGGAAGCGATTGACGAGGTCATGAAACTTGGAATGAATCACCCGATGGGTCCGCTTACGCTTGCCGACTTCATTGGACTTGATACCTGCCTGGCCATCATGGAGGTATTGCACGAGGGGCTTGGAGACGACAAGTACCGTCCCTGCCCGCTTCTGCGCAAGTACGTCAAGGCAGGATGGCTTGGCAAAAAAACCGGCCGCGGTTTTTACGTTTACGACTAA
- a CDS encoding 4Fe-4S dicluster domain-containing protein: protein MWYIIQAVLFVLIFGGALSTFGYAIAQRVRYLSLASREDSRLDKKGQRFMSFVEYVLGQKKVLAEPSGLGHFFIFWGFLVLVFGDLDFILYHLTNWHLPWATAPAYLFIQELFSAFVLVSIVVALIRRFVFHPMRISKSLEGGAILGLIATIILTYYLATAADMALEGVHPGWASPIVGAIASGFAGISVTGLWVIREIFFWLHVLCLSTFLYIIPRSKHSHMIGSMFNWYFRRLDSPGKLRKLDLEDESVEEFGVGRIEQFTWKQLLDGYACTECGRCHVSCPATLSGKVLSPKYIILKMKDQINTAGPGMLAKMAAGAEDYTSENLFEAGVFSEDEIWACTTCRACEEACPVANEHVQAIVDMRRNLVLTEGKTSPEVTKVFSNLERQSNEWGINRRDRAIWAKDLPVKTMADVEGNAEYLFFVGTAASYDQRNQKIAQAFAKILLAAGVDFAILGQEEESDGDSARRLGNEFLYQEFAQRNIEIFKEYGVKKIITTDPHAFNTFKNEYPDFGFEAEIYHSTQFAAKLLHEGKLKPKRAVNETITYHDSCYLGRYNDVYDPPRYILESIPGVKLVEMERSRNKSMCCGAGGGGMFKEEAGTRINVMRSKQAIDTGASIIGTACPYCMTMMIDGTKANGKEDDVSTYDVIELLAMSVEDELTGRG from the coding sequence ATGTGGTATATCATCCAAGCTGTCTTGTTCGTTCTTATCTTCGGCGGAGCCCTTTCCACGTTCGGCTACGCGATTGCACAGCGCGTTCGCTACCTGTCGCTGGCGTCGCGCGAAGACAGCCGGCTCGACAAAAAAGGGCAGCGCTTCATGAGCTTTGTTGAATATGTGCTTGGGCAAAAGAAGGTGCTTGCCGAGCCATCAGGACTGGGCCACTTCTTTATCTTCTGGGGTTTTCTTGTCCTTGTCTTTGGCGATCTCGATTTCATCCTCTACCACCTCACCAACTGGCACCTGCCGTGGGCAACTGCTCCGGCTTACTTGTTCATTCAGGAACTATTTTCAGCGTTTGTACTGGTGTCCATTGTCGTGGCGCTCATCAGACGCTTCGTGTTTCACCCGATGCGCATCTCGAAATCGCTTGAAGGTGGCGCAATTCTGGGGCTTATCGCCACGATTATTTTGACGTACTACTTGGCGACGGCCGCAGATATGGCGCTCGAGGGCGTTCACCCTGGCTGGGCTTCGCCAATTGTCGGTGCCATTGCGTCCGGGTTTGCAGGCATCTCTGTCACAGGGCTGTGGGTCATCCGCGAGATTTTCTTCTGGCTCCACGTGCTCTGTCTGTCGACGTTCCTGTACATCATCCCGCGGTCGAAGCATTCGCACATGATTGGGTCGATGTTTAACTGGTACTTCCGCCGCCTTGACTCGCCGGGCAAACTGCGCAAGCTCGACCTTGAAGACGAGAGTGTGGAAGAGTTTGGCGTCGGACGCATCGAACAGTTCACATGGAAGCAACTGCTTGACGGCTACGCCTGCACGGAGTGTGGACGATGCCACGTCTCGTGTCCGGCAACCCTTAGTGGCAAGGTGTTGTCACCGAAGTACATCATTCTCAAAATGAAGGATCAAATCAATACAGCTGGTCCCGGAATGCTGGCCAAAATGGCGGCAGGCGCGGAAGACTACACGAGCGAGAACCTGTTTGAAGCCGGTGTCTTCTCGGAAGACGAGATTTGGGCCTGTACGACTTGCCGAGCCTGCGAAGAAGCATGTCCGGTCGCGAATGAACACGTCCAGGCCATCGTCGATATGCGCCGCAACCTAGTTCTCACAGAAGGCAAGACAAGTCCTGAAGTCACGAAAGTGTTCTCAAACCTTGAGCGGCAGTCGAATGAATGGGGCATCAACCGTCGAGACAGGGCCATCTGGGCCAAAGACCTCCCAGTCAAGACCATGGCTGATGTTGAGGGGAACGCAGAGTACCTGTTCTTTGTTGGGACGGCTGCTTCTTATGACCAGCGCAATCAGAAGATTGCTCAAGCCTTTGCAAAGATTTTGCTCGCGGCTGGCGTCGACTTCGCCATCCTCGGTCAGGAGGAAGAGAGTGACGGCGATTCCGCGCGCAGACTCGGCAACGAGTTCCTGTATCAGGAGTTCGCGCAGCGCAACATCGAGATCTTCAAGGAGTACGGCGTCAAAAAAATCATCACAACGGACCCGCACGCCTTTAATACCTTTAAGAATGAATACCCTGACTTCGGGTTCGAAGCAGAGATTTACCATAGCACACAGTTTGCAGCGAAACTGCTTCACGAAGGCAAGCTAAAACCGAAGCGTGCCGTCAATGAGACCATCACGTATCATGATTCCTGCTATTTGGGTCGTTACAATGACGTGTATGACCCGCCGCGTTACATCCTCGAATCCATCCCGGGTGTGAAACTGGTTGAGATGGAGCGCAGCCGCAACAAGAGCATGTGCTGCGGAGCTGGCGGCGGCGGTATGTTCAAGGAAGAGGCTGGTACTCGCATTAACGTCATGCGCTCAAAACAAGCCATCGACACAGGTGCCAGTATCATCGGGACGGCGTGTCCGTACTGTATGACCATGATGATAGACGGCACGAAAGCCAACGGCAAAGAGGATGACGTGAGCACGTACGACGTGATTGAACTCCTTGCCATGTCTGTAGAAGACGAGCTGACTGGGAGGGGATAA